A genomic stretch from Empedobacter stercoris includes:
- a CDS encoding class I SAM-dependent methyltransferase, with the protein MDKKYLRSLIFRHLDGLVTAPILNVLASKGVLHYIVEHKTMLLDQLTKEFQANEGYLNVALRVLASQNMLEYTVNNEQKIVEIQTNKYSDRAFTNFDIYHDLGVFLAEDEVIHQHDFSEEFCKKWIKLFDKYKTYLLTSDNEEFLEKPLHYQITKHIEGALVGPIIVRMGMSGLFHKYFMEASFNPDEFHKNPQTFEKILERLAELGWFSKHEKNYKFTETGLFFARRATSYGVTVSYLPMFAKLNDLLFGSPTKLREITEGEDEQHVNREMNVWGSGGAHSTYFKVIDEFIAEIFNRPIEEQPKGILDMGCGNGALLQHLYDVIERQTLRGKHLDEYPLFLVGADYNQAALKVTRANLIKNDIWAKVIWGDIGDPDRLATDLKEDYSIELSDLLNIRTFLDHNRIWEDVKEVKIDRISTSTGAFAFRGKRLSNNDVEQNLLNHLKKWAPYVDKFGLLLIELHTIAPDLTARNLGNTPATAYDATHGFSDQYIVEVDVFHRICQETGLMPDKTLFKKYPNNELATVSINLLKR; encoded by the coding sequence ATGGATAAAAAATATTTGAGATCGTTAATCTTTAGACATCTTGATGGTTTGGTAACTGCACCGATATTGAATGTTTTAGCGAGCAAAGGTGTGTTGCATTATATTGTCGAACATAAAACGATGTTATTGGATCAGCTAACAAAAGAATTTCAAGCAAACGAAGGATATTTAAATGTTGCTTTGCGTGTGTTGGCTTCTCAAAATATGTTAGAGTATACGGTAAATAATGAACAAAAAATTGTCGAAATTCAAACCAATAAATATTCAGACAGAGCATTTACAAATTTTGATATTTACCATGATTTAGGTGTTTTTTTAGCTGAAGATGAAGTGATTCATCAACATGATTTTTCGGAAGAATTTTGTAAAAAATGGATCAAGTTATTTGATAAGTACAAAACATATTTACTGACAAGTGATAACGAAGAGTTTCTTGAAAAACCATTGCATTATCAAATTACAAAACATATCGAAGGAGCTTTGGTTGGACCTATCATTGTTCGAATGGGAATGAGCGGTTTGTTTCATAAATATTTTATGGAAGCTTCTTTCAATCCAGATGAATTTCATAAAAATCCACAAACATTTGAAAAAATATTGGAGCGACTTGCCGAATTAGGTTGGTTTTCAAAACACGAGAAGAATTATAAATTTACTGAAACAGGCTTGTTTTTTGCACGTAGAGCAACATCTTACGGTGTTACTGTATCGTATTTGCCAATGTTTGCAAAATTGAACGATTTACTATTTGGTTCGCCAACGAAATTGAGAGAGATTACAGAAGGCGAAGATGAGCAACATGTTAATCGCGAAATGAATGTTTGGGGTAGTGGAGGTGCACATTCTACTTATTTTAAAGTGATAGATGAGTTTATTGCCGAGATTTTTAATCGTCCTATCGAAGAACAACCAAAAGGTATTTTGGATATGGGATGTGGAAATGGTGCATTATTACAGCATTTGTATGATGTGATAGAGCGACAAACATTGCGAGGAAAACATTTGGATGAATACCCTTTATTTTTAGTTGGTGCAGATTATAATCAAGCAGCATTGAAAGTAACGCGTGCTAATTTAATTAAAAATGATATTTGGGCAAAAGTGATTTGGGGCGATATCGGTGATCCAGATCGATTGGCGACTGATTTAAAAGAGGATTATTCTATTGAGTTGAGTGATTTGTTGAACATTAGAACATTTTTAGATCATAATAGAATTTGGGAAGATGTAAAAGAAGTTAAAATAGATAGAATCAGTACGTCCACTGGTGCATTTGCTTTTAGAGGTAAACGTTTGTCGAATAACGATGTGGAACAGAATTTATTGAATCATCTCAAAAAATGGGCGCCTTATGTTGATAAGTTTGGATTATTGTTAATCGAGTTGCATACAATCGCTCCAGATTTAACAGCAAGAAATTTAGGAAATACACCTGCAACAGCTTATGATGCAACGCATGGTTTTTCGGATCAATATATTGTCGAGGTTGATGTTTTTCATCGCATTTGTCAAGAAACTGGATTAATGCCTGATAAAACATTGTTTAAAAAATACCCAAATAACGAATTGGCAACTGTTAGTATCAATTTACTTAAACGATAG
- a CDS encoding PepSY-like domain-containing protein, with protein MKKIVLSLLAIFSLVLTACESKKSTENDIISSKSEAPEQPIVMESDIVNGSDSSNSSNSYVVLQDDGQQKTVNIDSNEMVVSANNLPVNVQNFIAQNFGNLKLLNAIKEVERNITTYNIQLKDGTKLEFSDNGQWIEVKNGLGKAIPTNFFPEKIKSYLEKNNLKSPIKKIERDKKDGSYEVEFLQSKQTLKFNSHGNFIKID; from the coding sequence ATGAAAAAAATAGTTTTATCATTACTCGCTATTTTTAGTTTAGTTTTAACTGCATGCGAATCAAAAAAATCTACTGAAAATGATATTATTTCGAGTAAATCGGAAGCGCCTGAGCAACCTATCGTTATGGAAAGCGATATAGTGAATGGATCAGATTCATCGAATTCATCGAACTCTTATGTCGTTTTACAAGATGATGGTCAACAAAAAACGGTAAATATTGATTCAAATGAAATGGTCGTTTCAGCGAATAATTTACCTGTAAATGTGCAGAATTTTATTGCACAAAATTTCGGAAATCTCAAATTGTTGAATGCTATAAAAGAAGTTGAACGCAACATCACAACATATAATATTCAATTAAAAGATGGAACAAAATTAGAATTTTCAGATAATGGACAATGGATAGAAGTGAAGAATGGGTTAGGAAAAGCAATTCCAACCAATTTTTTTCCTGAAAAAATAAAAAGTTATCTTGAAAAAAATAATCTAAAAAGTCCTATTAAAAAGATTGAACGAGATAAAAAAGATGGTTCTTACGAAGTAGAATTTTTACAATCAAAACAAACATTGAAATTCAATTCGCACGGAAATTTCATCAAAATTGATTAA
- a CDS encoding alpha-amylase family glycosyl hydrolase has translation MIKKIAGLTLITTLFMTSCESKKETKSEDVKTEMKEQAFVPFTAEMAETSVIYEVNVRQFSPEGTFEAVTKEISNIKKLGVKILWIMPIHPIGEENRKEGLGSYYSIKDYRGINPEFGNAEDFKKLVDEAHKNGMYVILDWVANHTAWDHPWVKQHPDWYEQDKNGKMHSPYDWTDVVALNFENKEMRKQMIADMKYWLDDFKIDGFRCDMAHEVPTDFWEEAKPKLASDREIFMLGETENPDLLVNAFDAAYGWEIHHIMNDIAKGKKNVSAIDAYMDSIPKKWQADDYKLLFTSNHDENSWAGTEYERMGDAVETFAVLTYTLPGIPLIYNGQEEDFSRRLKFFVKDSIDRNPTAKMRGVYEKLGELKVTNEAFNGAKKAASYERLKTSDDKSILAFKRKKNTTEAYFVANLTKSEKEVTVPISGIYKNFMNNEDVPFDATTKLKLKPWEYLILVQKK, from the coding sequence ATGATAAAAAAAATAGCTGGTTTAACGTTGATAACGACTTTGTTTATGACAAGTTGCGAAAGCAAAAAAGAAACAAAGTCAGAGGATGTAAAAACTGAAATGAAAGAACAAGCCTTTGTCCCTTTTACAGCTGAGATGGCAGAAACGTCCGTTATTTATGAAGTGAATGTTCGTCAGTTTTCGCCAGAAGGAACTTTTGAAGCGGTAACAAAAGAAATTTCTAACATCAAAAAATTGGGAGTCAAAATCCTTTGGATTATGCCGATTCATCCGATTGGAGAAGAGAATAGAAAAGAAGGTTTAGGTTCATATTATTCGATCAAAGATTATAGAGGAATTAATCCAGAATTTGGGAATGCCGAAGATTTCAAGAAATTGGTTGATGAAGCGCACAAAAATGGCATGTATGTTATTTTAGATTGGGTCGCGAATCACACAGCTTGGGATCATCCTTGGGTAAAACAACACCCCGATTGGTACGAACAAGATAAGAATGGAAAAATGCATTCTCCTTATGATTGGACAGATGTTGTAGCGTTGAATTTCGAAAACAAAGAAATGCGCAAACAGATGATTGCTGATATGAAATATTGGTTAGATGATTTCAAAATCGATGGTTTCCGTTGCGATATGGCACATGAAGTGCCAACTGATTTTTGGGAAGAAGCGAAACCGAAATTGGCAAGTGATCGCGAGATATTTATGTTAGGTGAAACAGAAAATCCAGATCTTTTAGTAAACGCTTTTGACGCGGCTTATGGATGGGAAATTCATCATATTATGAATGATATCGCCAAAGGTAAAAAGAATGTTTCTGCGATTGATGCATACATGGATTCGATTCCAAAAAAATGGCAAGCAGATGATTATAAATTATTATTCACATCAAACCACGACGAAAATTCTTGGGCAGGAACAGAGTATGAAAGAATGGGTGATGCAGTTGAAACTTTTGCCGTTTTAACGTACACCTTGCCTGGAATCCCGTTGATTTATAATGGACAAGAAGAAGATTTCAGTCGTCGACTAAAATTCTTTGTAAAAGATTCGATTGATCGTAATCCAACTGCAAAAATGAGAGGTGTTTACGAAAAATTAGGAGAATTAAAAGTAACAAATGAAGCCTTTAATGGAGCGAAAAAAGCAGCTTCTTACGAACGACTTAAAACTTCGGATGATAAATCTATTTTAGCTTTCAAACGAAAGAAAAATACAACAGAAGCTTATTTTGTGGCAAATTTAACAAAGTCGGAAAAAGAAGTTACAGTTCCAATTAGCGGAATTTATAAAAACTTTATGAACAATGAAGATGTACCATTTGATGCGACAACTAAACTGAAATTAAAACCGTGGGAATATCTTATTCTCGTTCAGAAAAAATAA